The sequence CGGTCCTGCTGCGGCAAGTTATGACACCCTCCTGCCAGAAGTATGAACTTGTTGCCGGGGAGCGCAGGCTGAGGGCCGCAAAGATTGCAGGCCTGACCGATGTCCCTGCTGTTGTGAAGGAACTGGAAGATAAGGATATGAGGGTGCTCACCCTTGTAGAGAACCTGCAGCGGGAGGACTTGAATGTTGTAGAAAAGACGCTGTCAATAGGTTCATTGCATGAGGCGATCGGTGACTTGACAGCTACGGCCCGGGCATTGGCGCTATCGAAGAGAAGCATCGAAAGATATGTAAGAATCTATTCGGCCATAGGGGCATCTGAACTCCTCCTGACCGTCATCAAAAGAAATGCCCACCTTATAGATTTCAAGGATGCAGAGGCTCTTGCAGATATAGTACGGAACCTGGGACAAGAGGGGCTCGTCAGGTTCATAGCTGCAGTCAACAGTGATGGGATAAAGCGGGCAATAAAGAGTTTCAGAAATTCTCAAACTTCAAAACCAGGTCGCAATGCCAATAGTCAATCCGTCACCGGCGCAGTCAGAGAAACTGCAACACACATCCGGCTGCTCATGAGGTACGAAAAGGGGTCTGCACTCAAGGCAGGGGACAGGGACAGACTCAGGATCGTGTATGAAGATTTCGCAGCACGAATAGAAAAGTCGAAGAATACCCAACCATGAAGCTGCTGACAGTTAAGGACCTGGCATCGATTCTTAAAGCGAAGCCTTCCACCATATATTCCTGGGCAGAGCAGGGACTTATTCCGTGTTTCAAACTGAATGGTCTGCTGAGATTCTCAGAGGACGCGGTAATGTCCTGGATTACCGATTGTCAAAAGAAATCTGTGGAGGAGTATAATATCTACACAGGTAGAAGGCCCAGGAAGGGAGGACAGATATAATGGGCCTGTACAAAAGGAAAGGCAGCCAGTTTTACTGGGTGTCCTTCAAGCTGCCAAGTGGCAGAAAGATACTTGAAAGCACAAAAACGACTAACAAAAAGCTTGCGGAAAGGATTCACGCCAAGCGTCTTATGGACATTCAGGAAGGACGCTGGTTTGAGACCAACTACAAGAAGAAACCGCTGAAAGAGATGATCGAAAGATATCGGACCGAATATACCGACAGCAAAGGCTACTACCAGAAGGCGCGGGACAAATCCATTTTCAAGCACCTCTATGCCTATTTCGGGGAGGATGCCTCGCTTTCAAATGTGGAAGAGCGGGTCGGCGGTTACGAACATTATCGAAAGGCTGAGAGCGCTCAGACGGCAACAATCCTGAAAGAACTGGGACTGCTTAGAAGGATGTTCAACATAGCCCGCAAACAGTGGAAGTGGAAGATCGCCAATCCTGTCTCTGATATTGAGCTGCCAAAGGTGCGGAATGAGCGGGTTCGTTATTTGTCTGAAGATGAATACACAAACCTTCTTCAAGC comes from Nitrospirota bacterium and encodes:
- a CDS encoding ParB/RepB/Spo0J family partition protein, encoding MGKGIRDLFSKKGEEALQKILGCDETAPLCNETQLRKAGEAIVLIPVSYIAPNPFQPRTLFDEEKLSALAESLKDRGMLQPVLLRQVMTPSCQKYELVAGERRLRAAKIAGLTDVPAVVKELEDKDMRVLTLVENLQREDLNVVEKTLSIGSLHEAIGDLTATARALALSKRSIERYVRIYSAIGASELLLTVIKRNAHLIDFKDAEALADIVRNLGQEGLVRFIAAVNSDGIKRAIKSFRNSQTSKPGRNANSQSVTGAVRETATHIRLLMRYEKGSALKAGDRDRLRIVYEDFAARIEKSKNTQP
- a CDS encoding helix-turn-helix domain-containing protein; the protein is MKLLTVKDLASILKAKPSTIYSWAEQGLIPCFKLNGLLRFSEDAVMSWITDCQKKSVEEYNIYTGRRPRKGGQI